One genomic window of Polyodon spathula isolate WHYD16114869_AA chromosome 8, ASM1765450v1, whole genome shotgun sequence includes the following:
- the LOC121319198 gene encoding toll-like receptor 1 — protein MHEHPNIHLRAMLSPARRMSPLICFATLLSSVVWGVNGINTKEENGRFLTCFISEQHRQDISNQQLTRIPPDLSPSTQYLDLSHNNITRVNDEDLAAVPNLCILELHHNPLEYISPTAFLKNSKLEALNISYSLLKAIPDLLLPALRVLDVSSNLYGSYALGSSFKNMECLFSLALGSPYATSVNYTDFTPVQNIPLRHLSLGYGEGLQSYESGSFTQILSLRKLTLIMPFCERFSMFQDILNDLQRTQVESLVLVKFLPRYCNISCDPFEGLRLMRSLKNITFMDTWFNSSVLYKFLQNLYSSPIQVTAFLNITYNEDTEELHMDCDPGKHALNLKAVILDGILHYQMRYPKFSINVTCYSQLTYLKFSGSGMNISPCNLLSSLPSLEVLDVSNNLLTYNGFWWHGCSYTKVFPALKQLNLSNNRFKKLCFIAEKTQQMRALETLDLSSNSIELEGQCSWPSHLTNLILSNNILGNSVFNYLSPHFRNLDLSKTGISVLTKDMLSRLPNLTHLFLSSNGLQVLPADLWAPSIEVLHVDHNAISVISQDSLKGLPGLKELKAGHEPFSCKCDSYWFVTTFDKRLLPDWPWQYTCSYPPELYGMLLEEYQPGRVACEPWIQAAIAVLVMLTVVLVLSLTFYACDGAWYLKMLWVWIRVKRRSSQETERLENASFHYHAFISYSQHDSNWVDKQLAPNIEKAGFSLCIHERDFVPGDWIIDNIINCVERSYKTLFVLSQSFIRSEWCNYELFFAQHRALTIQQDSLVFILLEPIPADSLPRKFMKLRTLLRQQTYLEWPKEERKQKVFWASLKRMLQEGNKHMVMKQAAVGIADLMSDLVID, from the exons ATGCATGAGCATCCAAACATCCATCTGAGAGCTATGCTGAGCCCAGCACGCAG GATGAGCCCACTCATTTGCTTTGCCACTCTCTTGTCTTCCGTGGTTTGGGGAGTCAACGGGATTAATACAAAAGAGGAAAATGGAAGATTCCTGACATGCTTCATCTCAGAGCAGCACAGGCAGGACATCTCGAATCAGCAGCTCACCAGAATCCCACCAGACCTATCACCCAGCACCCAGTACCTGGACCTGTCCCATAACAACATCACTAGGGTCAACGATGAAGACCTGGCAGCCGTGCCCAACCTCTGCATCCTGGAGCTCCATCACAACCCCCTGGAGTACATCTCCCCCACAGCCTTCCTGAAAAACTCCAAGCTGGAGGCCCTCAATATCTCCTATAGCCTACTGAAGGCCATTCCAGACCTGTTGCTTCCCGCTCTTCGGGTCCTTGATGTTTCCAGCAACCTCTATGGAAGTTATGCCCTGGGAAGCTCATTTAAGAATATGGAGTGCCTCTTTTCTCTTGCTCTGGGAAGCCCATATGCCACATCTGTTAACTACACTGATTTCACCCCTGTGCAGAATATACCTTTAAGACACCTGAGCCTAGGGTACGGGGAGGGCTTGCAAAGTTACGAGTCTGGTTCCTTCACCCAAATCCTGTCTCTACGCAAACTGACGCTCATCATGCCATTCTGTGAACGCTTCTCAATGTTCCAGGACATTCTCAATGACCTTCAAAGAACACAAGTGGAGAGCTTAGTGCTGGTCAAGTTTCTCCCCAGATATTGCAACATCTCCTGTGACCCATTTGAGGGTCTCAGACTAATGAGATCCTTGAAGAACATCACTTTCATGGACACCTGGTTCAACAGCTCAGTCTTATATAAGTTTCTCCAGAATCTCTATAGCTCTCCAATCCAAGTCACTGCTTTCCTTAACATCACTTATAATGAAGATACCGAAGAGCTTCATATGGACTGTGATCCAGGTAAACACGCACTTAACCTAAAAGCTGTCATTTTGGATGGTATCTTGCATTACCAGATGAGATATCCAAAGTTCAGCATCAATGTGACCTGTTATTCCCAGTTGACCTACCTGAAGTTCTCTGGCTCAGGGATGAACATCTCACCCTGCAACTTGTTATCCTCTCTGCCCTCTCTGGAGGTCCTAGATGTGTCCAACAACCTCTTAACCTACAATGGCTTCTGGTGGCATGGGTGCTCCTACACCAAAGTCTTCCCAGCTTTAAAGCAGCTTAACTTGAGCAACAACAGGTTCAAAAAGCTGTGCTTCATTGCTGAAAAAACCCAGCAGATGAGAGCCCTGGAAACTCTGGATCTGAGCTCCAACTCCATTGAGCTTGAAGGCCAGTGCTCCTGGCCTTCGCACCTGACCAACCTCATTTTGAGCAACAACATCCTGGGCAACTCTGTCTTCAACTATCTCTCTCCACACTTCAGAAACCTTGACCTCTCCAAGACAGGCATTTCAGTATTGACAAAGGACATGCTCTCCAGGCTGCCCAACTTGACACATCTCTTCTTGAGCTCCAATGGCCTCCAGGTCTTGCCTGCTGATCTCTGGGCACCCAGTATAGAGGTGCTGCATGTGGACCACAATGCCATAAGTGTCATCAGCCAAGATTCCTTAAAAGGGCTGCCTGGGCTCAAGGAACTAAAAGCAGGGCATGAGCCATTCAGCTGCAAGTGTGACTCCTATTGGTTTGTGACCACTTTTGATAAAAGGCTTCTGCCCGATTGGCCATGGCAATACACCTGCAGCTACCCTCCTGAACTGTACGGGATGTTACTAGAAGAGTACCAGCCAGGCAGAGTAGCCTGTGAGCCGTGGATCCAAGCTGCAATTGCAGTCCTTGTCATGCTTACTGTTGTCCTGGTTCTGAGCCTCACTTTCTATGCCTGTGATGGAGCCTGGTACCTCAAGATGCTCTGGGTATGGATCAGGGTCAAAAGGAGGAGCAGCCAGGAAACAGAGAGGCTGGAGAATGCATCTTTCCATTACCATGCCTTCATCTCCTACAGTCAGCATGATTCCAACTGGGTGGACAAGCAGCTTGCTCCCAACATTGAGAAGGCAGGCTTCAGCCTTTGCATCCACGAGCGTGACTTTGTGCCTGGGGACTGGATCATTGACAACATCATCAACTGCGTGGAGCGCAGCTACAAGACCCTATTCGTGCTCTCCCAGAGCTTCATCCGGAGTGAGTGGTGTAACTATGAACTCTTCTTCGCCCAGCACCGGGCACTCACTATCCAGCAGGACTCCCTGGTCTTCATCCTGCTGGAGCCCATTCCTGCAGACTCCCTGCCCAGGAAGTTCATGAAGCTGCGGACCTTGCTCAGGCAGCAGACCTATCTGGAGTGGCCTAAGGAGGAGAGGAAACAGAAGGTCTTCTGGGCCAGCCTGAAGAGAATGTTGCAGGAGGGCAATAAGCACATGGTAATGAAGCAGGCAGCAGTGGGGATAGCTGACTTGATGTCCGATCTTGTCATTGATTAA